From the Papaver somniferum cultivar HN1 chromosome 2, ASM357369v1, whole genome shotgun sequence genome, the window CAGGTTATTTTCCTGACTTAACCAAAATAGTAGTAGTCCATGAATTCACTATTTTTCTTGAGACATCAAATAAGTCACATGGAGGATTTTTATTGCGGTACCAGTGTGGAGGTTTACAACAACTTGCAGTATGGAAACACACCCATGATGAGAAGATAACAAGTCATGGAAACGGTAATAGATGGTTAAAATAATGAGGGATTATTGGTCGTACACTTCTAGAAGCTTCCATGACGTGATGGACAGAAGTTCACCACTTCCTCCACAGCCTTTATTTCTCAAATCCCTCATAACTACCCGCTTCTTACGAGGGACCAGTGTGTTGACGACAACTATAAATAGATGACTTCATCTATAAAAAAGGAAGATCATAATCAGATTTCCATTAACAAGTATAACCTTCATATTATAATTCAACAAATCCACACTGCAAAGCTCATCACACAGTGATTTTCAACATTTtctacacccccccccccccccccgatcTACCCATCATCTCCACATTTGCGATCAAAACTCAACGTAAATCACGAGAATATGAAACTTGTAAATACAAGTTTTCTATGTTCAATGAGTTGACTCCTTGATTCCTAATCTGCAACCGTACCAAAAATATCTTGTAGAATCCTTCCAATGAATTTCCAGATACTAGATATGATTAGACAATCAAAGATAGTTTTTCCTCATGTTCGATCAACTTTCTGAAAGTTCTTAAGTGACCTTATATCAAATGAAAATGACGTTAAAATAAATAAGAACCGGTCACTTCTACAAAGTTCCTATTGATCTAGGTTTCGGCTGAACAATGTTGATATGCGACCTAGATATAAGTTTATCTTCTTCCTGAAGTAGAGATATTCCCTATGCTTCTTGATCCCGCAGAAGTCTTTCAGGCATACCTTATATGCAACTACTACACAGTATCTCCACTATATTTACCACCATATAAAGCTACTTATTGCATATGATGCATTTTCACTAAATAAGACTACCAATAATTATGGTATATGGCAGGTATAGCTGTCCCATGAATGCTTAGACTAAGTATTACAACATTTCAATCTTAAACATTAATACTTTCAAGTTTGATAAAAGTTTTTACTTTGATATCAAATAGCCCTCGTTAGTTGACACTAACTTACCTAAATTACAAACTTGCAATCATTGTTTTTGGACTCGTACGAGTCATATATGCAAATCAGAAATCGAGTCGGATCGCGAGATTGACTCGCTTTTCTACTGACTCGTGTTAGTCAACGATCAATTTCCGATTCTTGACCAAGTCAACCTGATTCcttgaatttttgaatgaaattttATTATTACAGAAAAAGTATTAAAGGAAATTCCGACCTTGGGACCTCAAGGTTATTCGAAAAGGCAACAAACTGCTTTTCCACGTTGTTAATTGATGACAATAATGACTGtttgtaaattttatatatttatcaCTATATTTAAGGCCAACATTACATTTCTTTAAATCTACAAACATTGATACAAGTTAAAATAAACCGTTTTATAATTTTACCATGAATCTTCGAATCGCGATTCAACATACGATTCGATTGTCATGAGTCATGATTTCAATACCTTTCTTGCAATAACAAGATAAAATATACCTTTAAGTGGAAATGAAGGGATCCCTTTCTAATGTATCTAAAATAGccaaacatggtttaaaaattgTGTAGAAAAATTTTCCTTGGATGCACATGGAAATAATTGAAACATGACAAAAGTAATTGTTGGTTACTTTTTGGCCGTAGTTTTCGAATCACTCAGATAATGTTTCTGAAAACTAAAAACAGTTGCGTCCAACAATACAGTTTCTGAAACCAACAAGAATAGTGTCTGAAACCTCACCATAGAGTCTCGAAAAAAAAAGTGGTTTCCAAAACCTTAACAGATAAGATTGAAAATACTCCAAGTTTCAATTTTTGAAACTTCCATCGAAAGGAACGAAAATACCTTTATGTTTTAGTTTTCGAAACCTACGCATATAGGAACAAAACCCAACCCTTTGGCctttagtttttcaaaccagtTTCCGAAACCTTTGTCGAGTACTGCAAGACACAATTTTATTGGCTTATTCCTTCGGCACTTTGACCAATCATTAATGGTCAAGCCTCTCATATAAAAGTCAAGATTTTATTCGCCTAAGTTAGGATAAAGAGGGAGATAATCATAGGAACAAAATCAATCTTCATCTACTAACCGTTGTTGAAGTAAAATATCTTTGTGTAAGTCTTTATTGAACATAGGATCTATCAAAAACTTGACCCCCTAAAAAGACCTAGTGATTTGAGTTAGTATATTTGTAAGACTTTACTTCATGTCTTCAACCTTCCGGGTAATTGGATATTCCCAAATTGACTCTAGTAGTACAAGTTATATATATGGTTTTGGCATCTAAATTTGATAATTCCATACTTGACATACCATTATACCAGTACTCATGAACTCAactaagcaatgctctaacatatgagAAGAAGACTTGTAATATAATGATAGATTATATAACGGAGATCTACTAGAAAATATAAATTCGCTTTTCTTTTTATGAATGACATTCTGCTTTTGTTTTTCTCAATAACATTCCAGCTGAAAAGCTAAATATGATTAGGGAAGATTACCGTGCTTGTAAACACTTTAAAGCCTTAATGATGTCCGTTTGCATTAAAAACGATAATAAAGAAGGCAGTTTAGAATCACTTGAAACACAGGTGTATGTGTGTCTCAGACGATACGGTGTAACATCATAAAAACATATCTTTATCGGATTAAATAGAGAAATAGTTGCATCACATCGTACATGTGAGAGTTTAATGTGAATGTAACTCGGTCTAACAAACAAAATTTCAGACCACGCTGCCTGTTGAAATAAATATTGGTCCTTTGTATTGAAATAAAGTTTCAAAAATAGGTAAAGTGATTTTGAGTAACCAACAACTATGATAAGTCAATGATACCAGCTCACTAAATATCAAATAGAAAGAAGCTAAGAAGAAAATTCATACAAAAATAAGAAATGTTCAAACAAAAATATGgtgatataatattttctttaatcagaCATTAATATATAGTTTGACCAAATGTTTAATCAAACGGCCATCATCATTCTTGCAAATTCATCATAATTGACTTGACCATCACCATCCAAATCAGCTTCCTTAATCATTTGTTCCAGTTCTTCATCCGTTAGTTTTTCTCCAAGATTGATCATGACATGCCTTAGCTGCATTCATATAGAAAACATAAAGATGAACAAATTATTATCAACATAAAAATTTAAGAGAGTCGTCGTGCCAAATGGAAAATATTTAGATGTACCACAACGGCTATCGGCCATTGAACGTGACTAACCTCATTAGCAGAAATATATCCATTTTGATCTTTATCAAATACTTTGAAGGCTTCTTTCAGCTCATCCTCAGCATCAGCTTCCTGTCATTTATAATTGATCAAGTATTAATCATATTTATCTCCTGAAATGGAATTTTAAGTGTACTGTTGAGTAAGGTTAAGAAAAACATGACTGACCTTCATTTTTCTTGCCATGATATTTAAGAACTCTACGAATTCAATGGTTCCATTCCCGTTAACATCTACTTCTCTCATCATTTCTTGCAGCTCTTCCTCTGTTGGATTTTGATCCATTGATCGGATTACCGTCGCAAGCTCTTCGATTGTAATGCAACCTGCAGTTCATTAATCAGTTATCAAAAACCCATCTTTACAAAAACAtgagaagaaacaaaaattaagaTTTGGTTAAAAGACTCGTCAGAAGAACACACACATATGTATTTGCACATACCATCTCCATCTTTGTCAAATAAGCAAAAAGCTTCTTGAAACTCCAAAGTCTGTTCTTCACTCAACACATCTGCCATTTCCGCGTTTATTAATTAATAAATCTTTAACAAGCTTAAGCTGAGATGCTTAGTGTACACAAAAACTAGCTAGAGAgacagagggagagagagagagagagagagaatgatgTGTGCAGAGGCTTAACCCTTCTGGGGTTGTTTATATAGTACCGGGATTCTAATGCTAGTGCTTTAAATGAGAACAAGGAAAATAAATTAAGTCAAACTAGCTTTGAAATTTTAGAAAATTATACTATTTTCCATTTTGTATTCTTTCTAAAGCATGCCTTGCAATAAGGTTTTCATTGAAAATTATCCCTTGAATGAATAAATAAGAGTTGGAGGAAGAATTCAATAACGAAGACCATTCATATACGAAGTAAGTATTGTTGATTTCGACTTTTGGCCAATGGGTAATATCAAATCAAACTTACGCGCCTTGTAATTCCAAGTTTTTCTGACATTGGATTTACATGCCTGGCTAAAATGAATAAAATTAGTTCTTGCACATTCAGCCTTATTTCCGTACATTGAATTTCCCAAGTACAACCACATGGCCAGTTTTAAACAATGTGCATGCATCAGTTACTAAGTAAGATCTCGTTTAAGCTTATTCCCATTACCATGATCTTGTCTGACTGAGAGGATAAAAGTCATCAAATATGCAATAGGCTAACGTTGAGATTGGAGATTATATGCATATAGTATAGACGGACAGCTTTCGGCTTGCATTGATATATGCATCTACTAGTACTAGATCAGACCAGAGCAGACCATACTAGACCAGAGAGTTTACTTTACAGTTTATTCTTGTTTACTAGTATATATGAGCGGAATCGAGATAGATTAATGCAAACTAAGATAATTTAATTGAATCAGTTAAACAGCTGTACGGTTGCACGATTCATGAACAAAGAGTATACAGAGATGATTGGTTAAGTGTACTTACTGTACTTACTTGTCCAAATGAAGTGGTTAAAGAGTTGctggatatttttgttttttttcacaACCTTGATTTGCTGTGCTGTTGGGCACGTGAAAGGCAATGGTCATAAATAGCAGCATATTAAAATGATGATATCCAGCTTTGGTGAAGGACCGAGTCATTGGCTACTACTTACCATTATGGTCACTGGGTCAGTCGGACAGACACACAGGGACTGGATGGTCCTAGACTAATTACTCCAAAATCTCATGCTCTGACTTGTTTCGTGCAGGATGTGCCGGTCAAAAGAAATCTAGAAACGAGCAATAAGTACCTCCTGGGATAAAAATTGTAGAAAGTGACGTTTAGTCTCAGAATTATAGGGCTTTGGACGCTCAAGTTCTAGCCTCTGAGGCCTAGTACTCGTTAATCCTAATTTACACTCACGCGTATAGTTTAGACCAAATTTGTACGAGTTAGTCCAAATTTCAGCCGATTTAGAAAATGCGTGTTTTTTTCATATTACCTTGATTACCTTTTTGATGTTTCGGTATTCCATTTCACatcttaaatttttttcttttattgagAGAGACAGATCCAGGGGAGATTTAATGTCGCTGTTCTTCGACAGAGATTCGTGATTCATATAGCATCTTGATCTCATTTTATGTTgatttcttcatttcttcttccgTTCTTTAGGTTTCATATGTCTATGGAAATCTCAGATTTAGTTCATTCAACTCCGTTTATCCCTCAATATTTCCTTACATCAAGCATTCTTTATTTCATTTACGGAAATCTATGATTTTCCGTGTTGTTTAATTTCGATGAATATGTAAATCTCAAAAGTGAGTTTAATTACAACCAACCGAAAGATATAACAAGAAAATCTGATTGCATCTGTTAAGAAAAGTAAGTTCCATAACTAATTTCAATTATTTGTTAATTTTATCTTTCAGCCAATATATGTGAATTTTGTCTCATATCTCTATTTAAATCTACTTTGTTAAAATCCGATCTCAATTTTTGTAACTTCTATGTGTGAGAATCAATTTTTATTTGATCAATTATTTTTGAACGATATCAAGAGTTCTGAAAATTGTTCCATGGATTTGTACTTGATTTCACGAGATAATCAACTGAAAAATAATAAACCATTTTTATGAATTTTGTTTTCATTAGAATCCCATTCAAGAAACTTTCtatagattttataaatttttatcTCCTAACCGTACAATTTTAAAATGTAATTTGCAGAAATCTAAAGTGACTGTTATCAATGGAGAAGAAGAGATTGTTAATAAGCCCTCCAGATTTTCAAAAAACAGATGGAGTAAATTTATTGCTTTTCTTGAAGAAGCTAAAATTGGAGCGTGTGATATTCTTCACTTTTGTGGGAAGCTATCCTGGCTATTGAAGATAGCGATTTTGATAAGAAACAGTTTGTTTCTTATTCACGACCAGCAGAAACAAGCTCAAAGGTTCATGATTACAAGAATCAATCAACCAAACAATAACACTTTTCTTAATATTTTTCTTGTTAATTATCAATGAATGGAAaaggcctatttataggctacattacttgggaaataagaaaacaaaccctaaaaagatTACTTTTAATATAAATTCTAATTCTAATAAAATACCTATTTTTCATAATAAAAATTCTAAATAAATTAAATAACTAAATACTAAACTATAAAACTTGTTGTTGTCCCCCTTCGCATGGCTAGCCAAGGTGGTTTCCATAACTTGGATAGGCTTGACCCATATAATGGACCAACAAGACCACATATGCTCAAGTGCCTTATCGGGTCAACAACGTTGACATGGCCGATAAGACGTGGTCTTATCATTCCACCCTCCTTAAATGGGACTTTTCCCTCAAAGTCCACTATATATACCGATATTGGCTCCACATATGACCTTATCATTTCACCCTCCTTAAATAAGACCTTGCCCCCAAGGTCCGATTTTGACACACCTACAACTTGTTTCGCTTCTGTCTTCGACTCATTGCTTGTCACTTCGGTAATATCCGTAGAACAAACATCTTTAATAACCTCGAAAAACATGTGTGTTGACAAAGAGTTGCAATCATGAACTGCTTCAATTTGCTCATATTTAGCTACTTTAGTCGCTTGATATTCCTCGTAAGTCATTTCTCCAAACTTAGACAATATACCACACAAAAAATTATGCCAAGATCCCATATAAAGAGTTTCCCACTTGTACCATCTTAATGCATCCTGTGTGTACATATTTAACCATCAGCCACGTGTTTATGAAgaaacacgtggaaggcatgcgaaccAAGCCATCAAAACACGATGAGACACGCTTACAACCAAGAAGCATGTCCCATCAGCATCAGATCTTCGTCCAGATAATCCGATGGTAGAAAATTAAGGTGTACAGAAGAATGAtgttactgcggagcaccaaatagccCCCAAAGATCTACTTTCTCTTATCCCTAGAAAGAGCCAAGATCAACGGCGAGGAGAGATAtgactgacacggatgtgacaggggcagaagacacttgtctgacacgagcaaacgtctcaactacccgcattaaacactctgagaagTGTACGTGTCAATAAACCCATAGGACGAACGAGGACAACCCTTCGTGATCAAGCATGGAACGCAAGGGTAATTGTAAaggacgaagacctctgcgtgatggacacaaagcacaagaagataaggttgcaacggattctcagaagtaggacccacgtttcaaccctataaatacccctctccaccaagacaAAAGGGGGTCGAtcaatccagagcaattataggagaatataggagagggaaataggaagagtaagtaatccccatacttccgcagacctatgtatattctaaagtcattcgactaacTTTGTAATCatttcaatacatagtgaaacaccagccccgtggatgtaggccttagtgccgaaccacgtaaatctttgtcttatttacatttcagcaccttacattcagcgttgaactacatgtgctttacatttgtacttgattctctgtttattcctttatacgaacattatttatgataatattcgactagacaatgacaagcgaaggcttcgagtcgatgaatcgatataatcatcccctttacatacacgtacaattctagaattagatgtatgcgaatattgtttgtgaacacgtggatggcttcgtgatttatgtgttcacaatctggcgctagaaacagggactttgtcccggtaaaagatttatcttatcctgtgatttcaccttaaacgcgcattggttgtgccctattctgggttcagcgtgctttcaaaaccttttttattctgggttcagcgtgctttcaaaaccttttttattctgggttcagcgtgctttcaaaacctttttattctgggttcatggtcttcattttcacaaacaccatttcaaagcagacaaatccacggctatctatcacagatttgcacgtgaggcgtttttcttttaaaactaagacttaataatccagattcatgagttctcgcgacggatctgccttttcaagagttttcttttcaaaagtagtctgaaaacaaggtccatgattgtttattagaggatttgtattgcaaaactagaccgatggagtctttattttctcttttattaaggcccttgggcagctcatttccttctattccaataattttgcggatacgaatggcactaacccgatcctcgtggatatctttggttctctttatttattcccctatgcagaaaaagattaaaaatggaaaatactagaggcaggaaaaaccaaagcctcatcaaaggagacaccgaggattaccccggtcatgacccgaagcaagcagaaaggagacaaagctaaaacagctactcagaggcaggatgctgcggaaatcacctcacctatgaacactaactccattgcagccgcggctctcaaagcagcagccacaaagaacaacgcaactgttgcggccctccaggctacagaagctaacaagactttggtttcaaaccaaatccatcaacaaaagaaggggcagaatctatgacacatcagcccgcacatccaccagtcttcggaatgccgtcaaccaacggtcagaatcaaaccataccagtggttttagtaccgcgggtggaagctcaaccgaggggaccaaacttggagataccaacaattgaagctgatcctcgccacccttaatacacacagtagacgaagggggaactatggccgtaggggtacaagccggaactcccaatcagggatcaaaccagtcccaccgactgatggtagagctcgaagaattgaaaaagagccagcaggtctacgcagatgccgtagctcttctggccagggagaaccaagacttgaaagataggattgcccaaagcacgaagactagccaacaactggacgaagcaaattctaaagcaccagagcctaatcgagaccgaagaatcatcctagcaaacgccgcaggggaagcagtgcatccgatccggaatatgccgccgaagacttagactattatgacagtgaagttcgaagaaagaaacgctcaactgagcatgagaacgtgggatattaccgcgcaatggaggagctgcgtgatgagatgatggctgagatcaggcagttaaaagccagacaaggcggaggaaggcttgaagaggtgatgaaagaagctaactccacgcccctaactcatcgcctggcaaatacccccattccgttaaagtgccctgtcccaacttttgaatgctatgacggatccagtgatcccgcggcacatatccggtattataatcgtatcttagcccgatggagtcaaaacgacgccgtcctctgtaggtatttcccatcaagtctgaagggatcggctttgtcttggtttgacaacctgccacctgattccatcaactcctacgatcaactcgcagagaaattcttgagaacctacatgtacaacaaagctgtcaacaccggaatggataaacttttttctctggcaattggttacaaggagaacacgagggaatacaccaacagatggcacaagatctgccaagccatagggagtgtggatcccgtagtaagcatcaactgctacaagtggggattagaccgaatgagtccactatttgttgagatccacggaagcgtacctaagacagaaggagattcgaataattattgagaagtagctcgtcttgaagaaatccagcgtgagaacccgagggcacaaacgcagaggtctcaccgtaccaattccgcagaacaaaccagcggggccaaaagaaatagctcagtggaacgacctcacgaagataggaaggaacgaagagatgaacgacgaaaagacgatcgaaaattcgaagatcaggtttacacgaagctcaatgctagctacgctcggatcttgcgagagatcaaaggaagggaaaatttggagtggccgtggtctaagggaaaacagcccccaagaaccgagaagtctaaagattactgtgagtatcattgcttcaatggacaccagaccgagaaatgcaaaaacctcaaaataatgatccaaaaattgattgatgctggcgaactcaagcaatacatacgaaaggaggtcaccgaggacagatccaaacgaaccaagcaagtccaacttccagagggaaaccgcacaatcaacaccatctcgtgttccgaagccgcagggccctcacttacagcgcagataggaaagaggctacgcaattcgaagaccactgcgaattatataagattgatggcgtagaggtggacgagcacgaagagtggatggacgcacctatcatcttcgatactgaagatatcgaagaagatatggaagaccataacgatcccttggtcctcacactaccagtggccggatgtaacctcaaaaagatcctcatcgacgggggaagctcagtgaacgttctattctacgacgccttcaaacggatgaagctccatgatgaacagctatgacctcttattacaccatctacgggttcaacggagcgcccacaaagccattgggagacatcgtgttgcaggtgaacgccgggcccatgaaagtagaaacacgattcagcgtggttgacgccccatccccctataacgccattattggacgaaagtgggtacataaactcaagggagtggcagcaacttac encodes:
- the LOC113353063 gene encoding calmodulin-like protein 11 codes for the protein MADVLSEEQTLEFQEAFCLFDKDGDGCITIEELATVIRSMDQNPTEEELQEMMREVDVNGNGTIEFVEFLNIMARKMKEADAEDELKEAFKVFDKDQNGYISANELRHVMINLGEKLTDEELEQMIKEADLDGDGQVNYDEFARMMMAV